A single window of Bombus pascuorum chromosome 1, iyBomPasc1.1, whole genome shotgun sequence DNA harbors:
- the LOC132913808 gene encoding acetyl-CoA carboxylase isoform X2 has translation MIRGLLDTFFGFVQARQSVPSAVLLIAPVFVGFTFAVIARRYIHFGPIFTDRAQQGWWADIIPAIRFLNFGRGNEGNIDREADDKENSEQDVNRSNDSSSTMSENPVSFVVGEPDNDRSEELEIEDSFPSESYDITTTQVQQNAMAGLIERRKRLRPSMSQGTVMIQTQSRLQEKDFTIATPEEFVHRFGGTKVINKVLIANNGIAAVKCMRSIRRWSYEMFKNERAVRFVVMVTPEDLKANAEYIKMADQYVPVPGGTNNNNYANVELIVDIAVRTQVQAVWAGWGHASENPKLPELLHKNNMCFIGPSERAMWALGDKIASSIVAQTADVPTLPWSGSELKAQYSGKKIKISSELFKKGCVSTVEECLAAANKIGFPIMVKASEGGGGKGIRKVENAEELPTLFRQVQTEIPGSPIFIMKLAKCARHLEVQLLADNYGNAISLFGRDCSIQRRHQKIIEEAPAVVAKPEVFEEMEKAAVRLAKMVGYVSAGTVEYLYDTSGRYYFLELNPRLQVEHPCTEMVSDVNLPAAQLQIAMGLPLHHIKDIRLLYGESPWGDSVIDFDQPRHKPQPWGHVIAARITSENPDEGFKPSSGTVQELNFRSSKNVWGYFSVAASGGLHEFADSQFGHCFSWGEDRNQARENLVIALKELSIRGDFRTTVEYLITLLETESFQQNNIDTAWLDLLIAERVRSDKPDVLLAITCGALHIADRTITAAFTGFQTALEKGQIQASNDLDNVIDVELINDGYKYKIQTAKSGPNSYFLVMNGSYKEVELHRLSDGGLLLSLDGASFTTYMREEVDRYRIIIGNQTCIFEKDNDPSLLRSPSAGKLISYLVEDGGHVNAGQAYAEIEVMKMVMTITASEAGSVFYVKRPGAILEAGTLIAQLELDDPSLVTKAQEYTGKFPETIAPAISEKLNHLHAEYRTALENTLGGYCLPDPYHVPRVRELLEKFMNSLRDPSLPLLELQEVIATISGRIPISVEKKIRKLMSLYERNITSVLAQFPSQQIAAVIDGHAASLSKRSERDVFFLTTEAIVQLVQRYRNGIRGRMKTAVHELLRQYYTVESQFQQGHYDKCVSALIDEYKDDVATITAMIFSHNQVTKKNVLVTMLIDHLWANEPGLTDELSSTLTELTSLNRTEHSRVALRARQILIAAHQPAYELRHNQMESIFLSAVDMYGHDFHPENLEKLILSETSIFDILHDFFYHSNRTVCNAALEVYVRRSYISYELTCVQHLELSGEVPLVHFQFLLPNNHPNIQNQSSVNHRVGAMAAFQDMDQFTRYSDEVFDLLEDLSSITSTSAKVLAEAVDAAASESRHSTSINVSLSNAENTGTVEMGERSAEPVHILSIAVQEKENHDDVTMAKLFGDWCAANKEELISRDIRRITFTVLKKRQFPKFFTYRQRDGFVEDKIYRHLEPGCAFQLELNRMRTYDLEALPTSNQKMHLYLGRAKVAKGQQVTDYRFFIRSIIRHSDLITKEASFDYLHNEGERVLLEAMDELEVAFSHPLAKRTECNHIFLNFVPTVIMDPVRIEESVTSMVLRYGPRLWKLRVRQAEIKMTIRPAPGKPTSILRLCIANDSGYSIDLHLYMEATDPKTGIIRFESYPSSMVNGTWRPGPMHGLPISTPYLTKDYLQAKRFQAQSSGTTYVYDLPDMFRQQTEKMWIKYIEERPQCDITIPNPVMDCVELVLEGDNLVEQKRLPGENNVGMVAWRLRLYTPEYPVSGRDIILIANDLTHLIGSFGPKEDLVFCRASERARQLGIPRIYFSANSGARIGLAEEVKALFRIAWEDEDEPEKGFRYIYLTPDDYARLAPLNSVKTSLIEDKGESRYKITDIIGKDDGLGVENLKYAGMIAGETSKAYDEIVTISIVSCRAIGIGAYLVRLGQRVIQIENSHIILTGYKALNTVLGREVYASNNQLGGIQIMHNNGVSHATNVRDLEGVATALRWLSYCPKFKGAPLPILSAPFPDPVDREIMYVPTKAAYDPRFMLEGRIQNGTNYWESGFFDRGSWQEIMRPWAQTVVTGRARLGGIPCGVIAVETRTVELHLPADPANLDSEAKTISQAGQVWFPDSAYKTAQAIKDFGKEELPLFIFANWRGFSGGMKDMYEQIIKFGAYIVDGLREYTKPIFVYIPPNGELRGGAWAVVDPTINPRYMEMFADNTSRGGVLEPGGIVEIKFRTKDILKAMHRVDSVIQKLKENLANANSAEERTDIESQIRKREQLLEPMYRQVAVHFADLHDTPERMFEKNTIHDIIPWQKARRLLYWRLRRRLLEDEIKKEILSTQHTLDVRQVGAMLRRWFIEDKGATESYLWDQDEAATNWLENQRQDENSVVSRNITCVRQDAIVSRVKEALETCPEVRLNAILEIAHRLQPAERAELQRTLSQIETTTQEHHNDSSASS, from the exons GCCCAGCATGTCACAGGGCACGGTGATGATTCAGACGCAAAGCCGGTTACAAGAAAAGGACTTCACTATTGCCACACCCGAGGAGTTTGTTCATCGTTTCGGCGGTACCAAAGTTATCAACAAG GTCCTAATCGCCAACAACGGAATAGCGGCTGTAAAATGTATGCGTTCGATCCGACGATGGTCCTACGAAATGTTCAAGAACGAACGCGCCGTACGTTTCGTCGTGATGGTCACTCCGGAAGATTTAAAAGCGAACGCGGAATATATCAAAATGGCAGATCAGTACGTACCCGTGCCAGGTGGAACCAACAACAACAATTATGCGAACGTCGAGCTGATCGTAGACATCGCTGTACGCACTCAGGTCCAGGCTGTATGGGCTGGTTGGGGTCATGCCTCTGAAAATCCAAAATTGCCAGAACTACTCCATAAAAATAACATGTGTTTCATTG gGCCATCCGAGAGAGCAATGTGGGCTCTTGGAGATAAAATCGCGTCAAGTATTGTAGCGCAAACTGCAGATGTACCGACACTTCCTTGGTCAGGTTCGGAACTAAAGGCACAGTACAgtggaaaaaagataaaaatatcatcgGAACTTTTCAAGAAAGGGTGCGTTTCGACGGTAGAAGAATGCTTGGCAGCAGCTAACAAAATAGGCTTTCCTATAATGGTGAAAGCTAGCGAGGGAGGTGGTGGAAAAGGTATCAGAAAGGTGGAGAACGCTGAAGAATTGCCCACATTGTTTAG GCAGGTACAAACTGAAATACCTGGATCTCCGATATTCATTATGAAATTGGCAAAATGTGCTCGCCATTTAGAAGTTCAATTATTAGCTGACAATTATGGAAACGCGATATCGTTATTTGGTCGTGACTGTTCTATTCAGAGAAGACATCAAAAGATTATCGAAGAAGCGCCTGCTGTGGTTGCTAAACCCGAAGTCtttgaagaaatggaaaaa GCTGCTGTAAGATTGGCCAAAATGGTTGGATATGTCAGCGCAGGTACTGTCGAATACCTGTACGACACTTCTGGACGATATTACTTTTTGGAATTGAATCCACGTCTTCAAGTGGAACATCCGTGTACTGAGATGGTATCTGATGTTAATTTGCCCGCGGCACAACTTCAAATTGCTATGGGGTTACCATTACATCATATTAAAGATATTCGTCTTCTTTATGGTGAAAGTCCATGGGGAGATAGCGTCATTGACTTCGATCAACCGAGACACAAACCCCAACCATGGGGTCACGTGATAGCTGCGAGAATTACTAGTGAAAATCCTGATGAAG GTTTTAAACCGAGTTCTGGTACGGTGCAAGAACTGAATTTCCGATCCTCGAAGAATGTTTGGGGTTACTTCTCAGTAGCAGCTTCCGGAGGTCTCCATGAATTTGCAGACTCACAATTCGGACATTGCTTCTCTTGGGGAGAGGATCGTAACCAGGCTCGAGAAAATTTGGTCATAGCTTTGAAAGAATTGAGCATTAGGGGTGATTTCAGAACCACCGTCGAATATTTGATTACGCTATTAGAAACTGAATCTTTCCAACAGAACAATATAGATACTGCGTGGCTTGATTTGTTGATTGCTGAACGCGTTAGGAGTGACAAACCGGATGTATTATTAGCCATAACATGCGGTGCGCTTCATATCGCTGATAGAACAATCACTGCCGCTTTTACTGGGTTTCAAACAGCATTGGAAAAAGGACAAATACAAGCCAGCAATGATTTAGATAATGTTATCGAC GTTGAACTCATTAACGACggatacaaatataaaatacagacTGCTAAGTCAGGCCCTAATAGTTATTTTCTTGTTATGAACGGTTCCTACAAAGAAGTAGAATTACACCGACTATCGGATGGAGGATTATTGCTCTCTTTGGATGGCGCAAGTTTCACGACTTACATGAGGGAGGAAGTCGATCGTTACAGGATCATCATTGGAAATCAAACCTGCATCTTCGAGAAGGACAACGATCCTTCTTTATTGAGGTCACCATCAGCTGGCAAACTAATTAGCTATCTAGTCGAAGATGGTGGTCACGTGAACGCTGGACAAGCATACGCAGAAATTGAAGTCATGAAAATGGTAATGACAATAACAGCGAGCGAAGCTGGTAGCGTCTTTTATGTTAAAAGACCAGGTGCCATTCTCGAGGCTGGTACCTTGATTGCTCAACTAGAATTGGACGATCCATCTCTGGTAACAAAAGCTCAGGAGTACACTGGTAAATTCCCGGAAACTATAGCTCCAgcaatttctgaaaaattgaatCATCTTCATGCTGAATACAGAACAGCTTTAGAAAACACTCTAGGAGGATATTGTTTACCAGATCCGTACCACGTGCCTCGAGTACGAGAACTTCTTGAGAAATTCATGAATTCCCTTCGTGACCCTAGCTTACCATTGCTCGAACTTCAAGAAGTGATCGCAACGATATCAGGAAGAATTCCGATTTCCGTAGAGAAAAAAATCAGGAAATTGATGTCGCTGTACGAAAGAAACATAACTTCTGTTTTAGCTCAATTTCCTAGTCAACAAATTGCTGCTGTGATCGATGGACATGCAGCAAGTCTTTCCAAGCGATCTGAACGCGACGTCTTCTTCTTAACTACCGAAGCTATAGTGCAATTGGTACAAAGATATAGGAATGGAATACGTGGAAGAATGAAGACCGCTGTTCACGAACTACTTCGACAATATTACACCGTTGAAAGCCAGTTCCAACAAGGACATTACGATAAATGTGTTTCTGCTTTAATCGATGAATACAAAGATGATGTAGCAACAATAACAGCTATGATTTTCAGCCATAACCAAGTCACGAAGAAGAACGTTTTGGTAACTATGCTCATAGATCATCTCTGGGCGAATGAACCTGGTCTTACGGACGAGTTATCGAGCACGCTGACGGAACTAACGAGCCTGAATCGTACAGAGCATAGTCGTGTCGCGTTACGTGCGAGACAAATTCTAATCGCTGCTCATCAACCTGCTTACGAATTAAGACACAACCAAATGGAATCTATATTCTTATCAGCGGTAGACATGTACGGCCATGATTTCCATCCAGAAAACTTAGAGAAACTTATTCTTTCCGAAACAtctattttcgatattttacatgACTTCTTCTACCATTCCAATCGTACAGTTTGCAATGCTGCTTTGGAGGTTTATGTTCGCAGATCTTATATCAGTTATGAGTTGACTTGCGTGCAACATCTGGAATTGTCTGGCGAAGTACCGCTTGtacatttccaatttttgcTGCCTAACAATCATCCTAATATACAAAACCAATCTTCGGTTAATCACAGAGTCGGGGCTATGGCAGCTTTCCAAGACATGGATCAATTCACCCGATATTCTGACGAAGTTTTCGACCTCCTAGAGGATCTGTCTTCGATTACCTCAACTTCGGCTAAAGTTTTAGCAGAGGCAGTAGACGCAGCTGCAAGCGAATCGAGACACAGTACATCCATAAACGTATCTTTAAGCAATGCGGAAAATACTGGTACAGTGGAAATGGGTGAACGATCTGCAGAACCGGTACATATTTTGAGCATTGCCGttcaagagaaagagaatcaCGATGACGTTACGATGGCGAAACTCTTTGGAGATTGGTGCGCCGCGAACAAAGAGGAATTAATCTCACGAGACATACGAAGGATCACTTTCActgttttaaagaaaagacAATTCCCAAAATTCTTTACATACCGTCAAAGAGATGGTTTTGTTgaagataaaatttatcgacatCTCGAACCTGGTTGTGCTTTCCAATTGGAATTAAACAGAATGAGAACTTACGATCTTGAAGCTCTGCCAACCTCGAATCAAAAAATGCATCTTTACCTTGGCCGGGCAAAGGTTGCCAAAGGACAACAAGTCACCGATTATCGTTTCTTCATTCGTTCCATTATAAGACATTCTGATCTTATCACGAAGGAGGCCAGTTTCGATTATCTTCACAATGAAGGTGAACGTGTACTATTAGAGGCTATGGATGAATTAGAAGTCGCGTTCTCGCATCCGCTTGCTAAGCGTACGGAATGCAATCATATCTTCCTAAATTTCGTACCCACAGTTATTATGGATCCAGTAAGAATAGAAGAAAGCGTGACCAGTATGGTACTGAGGTACGGCCCGAGATTATGGAAATTACGAGTACGTCAGGCTGAGATTAAAATGACGATTCGGCCAGCACCAGGGAAGCCAACGTCTATTTTACGTTTGTGCATTGCCAACGATAGCGGATATAGCATAGATTTGCATCTTTATATGGAGGCAACCGATCCAAAGACTGGTATCATTCGTTTCGAATCTTATCCTTCTTCGATGGTAAATGGTACCTGGAGACCAGGACCTATGCATGGTCTTCCAATTTCTACGCCATATCTAACCAAAGATTATCTTCAAGCAAAACGGTTCCAAGCACAAAGTTCTGGCACAACGTATGTATATGATTTACCAGACATGTTTAGACAACAAACCGAAAAGATGTGGATTAAATACATAGAAGAAAGGCCACAGTGCGATATAACTATTCCAAATCCTGTGATGGATTGTGTAGAATTAGTATTAGAGGGTGACAATTTAGTGGAACAAAAACGACTTCCTGGTGAGAATAATGTTGGTATGGTCGCTTGGAGATTAAGGCTTTATACGCCAGAATATCCAGTATCTGGTCGAGACATTATACTGATAGCAAACGATTTGACACATTTGATTGGTTCTTTTGGTCCGAAGGAGGACTTAGTGTTCTGCAGAGCGTCTGAAAGAGCTAGGCAACTTGGAATTCCTCGAATATATTTCTCTGCAAATTCTGGCGCTCGCATTGGTCTAGCAGAGGAAGTGAAAGCGTTGTTCAGAATTGCTTGGGAGGATGAGGATGAACCAGAGAAAGgatttagatatatatatttaacaccAGATGATTACGCGCGTTTAGCACCGCTTAATTCAGTGAAAACTTCGTTGATCGAAGATAAGGGAGAATCTCGTTACAAGATTACCGATATTATTGGTAAAGATGACGGTCTTggtgtagaaaatttaaaatacgcTGGTATGATTGCCGGAGAAACATCGAAAGCCTATGACGAAATCGTTACGATTTCCATTGTATCTTGTAGAGCGATTGGTATCGGTGCTTACCTAGTCCGTCTTGGACAAAGGGTCattcaaatagaaaattctcaCATCATCTTAACCGGTTACAAAGCATTAAATACTGTCTTAGGCCGTGAAGTATACGCTAGTAATAATCAGTTAGGTGGTATACAAATTATGCATAATAATGGGGTATCACATGCAACAAACGTAAGGGACCTAGAGGGTGTTGCTACTGCTTTAAGATGGTTAAGCTACTGTCCCAAATTTAAGGGTGCACCCCTTCCTATATTATCAGCACCATTTCCTGATCCAGTCGACAGAGAAATCATGTATGTTCCTACAAAAGCAGCATATGATCCAAGATTCATGCTCGAGGGTAGAATACAAAATGGTACAAATTATTGGGAAAGTGGGTTCTTCGATCGTGGCTCTTGGcag GAAATTATGAGGCCTTGGGCTCAAACTGTAGTAACTGGACGAGCAAGATTAGGCGGAATACCTTGCGGTGTTATTGCAGTAGAAACAAGAACCGTTGAGTTGCACTTACCTGCTGATCCTGCTAATCTCGATTCAGAAGCTAAAACAATATCTCAAGCAGGACAAGTATGGTTCCCTGACAGTGCATACAAAACTGCTCAAGCTATCAAAGACTTTGGAAAAGAAGAGCTTccactttttatttttgctaaTTGGAGAGGATTTTCTGGTGGAATGAAAg ACATGTACGAGCAAATTATCAAATTCGGTGCTTATATTGTGGATGGCTTACGAGAATATACTAAAccaatatttgtatatatccCACCAAATGGAGAACTAAGAGGTGGTGCTTGGGCTGTCGTTGATCCAACGATAAATCCTCGCTACATGGAAATGTTTGCTGACAATACAAGCAGAGGTGGAGTTTTAGAACCTGGTGGAATAGTAGAAATCAAGTTTAGAACTAAAGACATACTTAAAGCTATGCATAGGGTTGATTCAGTAATACAGAAGCTTAAA GAAAATCTAGCCAATGCAAATTCAGCCGAAGAACGAACAGACATTGAAAGCCAAATTCGTAAGAGGGAGCAACTTTTAGAACCTATGTATCGGCAAGTAGCAGTTCACTTCGCAGATCTTCATGATACGCCAGAGAGAATGTTTGAGAAAAATACCATTCATGATATTATTCCATGGCAAAAAGCACGCAGACTGCTTTATTGGCGACTTAGAAGAAGACTTTTAGAGGATGaaataaagaaggaaattcTATCAACTCAACACACTTTGGACGTTAGACAAGTCGGTGCAATGTTGCGTAGATGGTTTATAGAAGACAAAGGTGCCACAGAATCTTATCTGTGGGATCAAGATGAAGCTGCAACGAATTGGTTGGAGAATCAACGTCAAGATGAAAATAGTGTTGTTTCCCGTAACATCACTTGTGTAAGACAAGACGCAATCGTTTCTCGAGTCAAAGAAGCCCTTGAAACTTGTCCAGAAGTGAGATTaaatgcaattttagaaattgcgCACAGATTACAACCAGCAGAACGTGCAGAATTGCAAAGAACTTTATCACAGATAGAAACGACCACACAGGAACACCACAATGATTCAAGTGCTTCGTCCTAa